From the Photobacterium sp. GJ3 genome, one window contains:
- a CDS encoding filamentous hemagglutinin N-terminal domain-containing protein, producing the protein MHHQRLKRVFTYVLCWLLATQPVWAGIEVDSNRQNNATLTSAGNGVPVLNIAAPNAQGLSHNQFEQYDVGQAGLILNNATDKLVQSQLAGYLQGNSQLNGQAASVILNEVTGANRSQLNGYTEVLGQQANVIVANPYGITCDGCGFINTSRATLTTGVPQFQNGLLSGFDIRQGDVTILGEGLDATGQDYFDILSRTAKINADIHANQLSIVTGPNQIDYLTNEVTATHDLKDKPLLAIDSSVLGGMYAGRISLVATEQGVGVNTGKLFSSVGDIQLSADGQITLGDVRSQQSLKVASNQSVTTTGTQQAGQQIEYTAADSLSLHSENSATRVQASAGQQIHQTGLINAGESASFEASEVLLTQAETSAQQIDIQAGTLAINQSTLTAGLTSDGSETGTGTLSIQVAEATLSDSAVQVSGHFNGEINQLTLDSSSVVAAEQAVLSDTARLNNDGQIRVKQGFTLASEQSLEFMGSGNVSADSLTVQANEIKNQSKLTAASEMTVEAETLINDGQLISHGQQHISAGTLSNQGTLASAGAQAIDVTGQLRNTGMCRRLANNRSRQPCSYNRGMWPEIKRSGLKPEA; encoded by the coding sequence ATGCATCATCAAAGATTGAAGCGAGTCTTCACTTACGTTTTATGCTGGTTACTGGCAACGCAGCCGGTGTGGGCCGGCATTGAGGTGGATTCCAATCGCCAGAACAATGCCACGCTGACTTCAGCGGGCAACGGTGTGCCGGTGCTGAATATTGCCGCGCCCAATGCGCAAGGTCTGTCGCACAATCAGTTTGAGCAGTACGACGTGGGTCAAGCCGGGCTGATCCTGAATAACGCGACCGACAAACTTGTTCAGTCTCAGTTGGCAGGCTACCTGCAGGGGAATTCTCAGTTGAACGGTCAGGCGGCTTCAGTGATTCTGAATGAGGTGACTGGGGCCAACCGGAGTCAGTTGAATGGCTATACCGAAGTGCTGGGTCAGCAGGCCAATGTGATCGTCGCCAACCCATACGGGATCACCTGCGACGGCTGTGGTTTTATCAATACTTCACGCGCGACTTTGACCACCGGAGTACCGCAATTTCAGAACGGTCTGCTGAGCGGTTTTGATATCCGTCAGGGCGATGTCACGATTCTCGGGGAAGGCCTGGATGCGACGGGTCAGGACTACTTCGATATTCTCTCCCGCACCGCAAAAATCAATGCGGACATTCATGCGAATCAGCTGTCTATTGTGACCGGCCCCAACCAAATCGATTATCTGACCAATGAAGTCACAGCCACGCATGATTTGAAAGACAAGCCTTTACTGGCAATCGATTCTTCGGTACTGGGTGGCATGTATGCCGGACGGATTTCGCTGGTGGCGACGGAACAGGGGGTCGGCGTGAATACCGGCAAGCTGTTCAGTTCGGTGGGGGATATTCAGCTTTCTGCGGATGGGCAGATCACCTTAGGCGATGTCCGCAGCCAGCAATCACTCAAGGTTGCTTCGAATCAGTCGGTCACGACGACGGGAACCCAACAGGCCGGACAGCAGATTGAATACACTGCCGCAGACAGTCTGTCTCTTCACAGCGAAAATTCTGCGACTCGTGTTCAGGCGTCTGCAGGCCAGCAGATTCATCAGACCGGTTTGATCAATGCTGGGGAAAGCGCATCGTTTGAAGCGAGTGAGGTCTTGCTGACGCAAGCAGAAACGTCTGCACAACAGATTGATATTCAAGCCGGTACGCTTGCAATCAATCAAAGCACGCTGACGGCTGGCCTGACGTCTGACGGCAGTGAGACCGGCACAGGCACGCTCAGCATTCAGGTGGCTGAGGCCACTTTGTCGGACAGTGCGGTGCAGGTCTCAGGTCATTTCAATGGGGAAATCAACCAGCTGACTCTGGATAGCAGTAGTGTGGTGGCCGCAGAGCAGGCGGTGTTGTCGGACACTGCCCGGCTGAACAATGACGGCCAGATTCGCGTGAAGCAGGGCTTCACGCTTGCCTCTGAGCAATCGTTGGAATTCATGGGCTCAGGCAATGTCAGTGCGGACTCACTGACGGTTCAGGCGAATGAAATCAAGAACCAAAGCAAACTGACCGCAGCGTCTGAAATGACCGTGGAAGCCGAAACACTGATCAACGACGGTCAGTTGATCTCGCACGGTCAACAGCATATCTCCGCGGGTACGCTGTCGAATCAAGGGACATTGGCGTCTGCCGGTGCGCAAGCAATTGATGTGACAGGCCAGTTGCGGAATACGGGGATGTGCAGGCGGCTGGCGAACAATCGCTCTCGGCAGCCGTGTTCTTACAACAGGGGAATGTGGCCGGAGATAAAGCGATCCGGGTTGAAGCCGGAAGCATGA
- a CDS encoding ShlB/FhaC/HecB family hemolysin secretion/activation protein — translation MYSRLAFWLWAVVGFPAQAAFLSPAVKSDIESEQAERLRSIQDSQQGLKQLQPLPSAIPVSADDETPCFVVDTVTLNGNRVMATETLLQALPFHPGECIGIQAINNMLKVITNIYVEHAYVTSRAVLLPQDLSDGVLVIHILEGRMQALQRNGQPSDRLQRLSPADANEILNLRDIEQTLDQINRLSRYNATVQLLPGSEPGDSIVNIQDQPGPWWQGDFGLNNAGQDSTGEQQLSLSLIAEDIFGVYDNWRLSGTKSAAFANDRDSQSLQLSVGVPVGYWTFGYRYAYSDYLTTVESQNFSFVSSGKTQSHGLDTQWLFYRDSLSKSSLRFGLSYDGVKNFIDETQLKGSSHKRLSGSIALEYSTRLADGFLTVSPVYERGLAVPGKLSAMAGQTEDEFNKGTLTLNYSYPLSSRWFLSTTVFTQITAHSLPGNERLSVGGEYSVRGFKDQSLSGDAGYYWRNDLNYALGAFPWLGQMNLGLSLDTGAIHPDNTDPFERGHLTGGAVSLSSQSASFHSSMVIGWPMAQPSWFQADDYSLNYRFSLKF, via the coding sequence ATGTATTCTCGTCTTGCATTCTGGCTTTGGGCTGTTGTTGGTTTTCCTGCGCAAGCAGCATTCCTTTCTCCGGCCGTGAAAAGCGACATTGAATCGGAACAGGCTGAACGCCTGCGATCGATTCAGGATTCTCAGCAGGGGTTAAAACAATTACAGCCTTTGCCCTCGGCCATACCTGTGTCTGCGGATGATGAAACACCGTGTTTTGTTGTTGATACCGTGACCCTGAACGGGAACCGGGTGATGGCCACGGAAACCTTACTTCAGGCGCTGCCGTTTCATCCGGGTGAATGTATTGGCATTCAGGCCATCAACAACATGCTGAAAGTGATCACCAACATTTATGTCGAACATGCCTATGTGACGTCCCGGGCTGTGTTGCTCCCGCAGGATTTATCGGATGGTGTGCTGGTTATTCACATTCTGGAAGGGCGGATGCAAGCGCTTCAGCGTAACGGTCAACCTTCGGATCGTTTACAGCGACTCTCTCCTGCCGACGCCAATGAAATCCTGAATTTGCGTGATATCGAACAGACGTTGGATCAGATCAACCGATTGTCGCGATATAACGCAACCGTTCAGTTACTGCCGGGCAGCGAACCGGGCGACAGCATCGTGAACATTCAGGATCAGCCCGGCCCGTGGTGGCAGGGAGATTTCGGGCTGAATAATGCCGGTCAGGACAGTACGGGTGAGCAGCAACTGTCGCTGAGTCTTATCGCTGAAGATATCTTTGGCGTGTATGACAACTGGCGTTTGTCGGGCACGAAAAGTGCCGCTTTTGCCAATGATCGCGACAGCCAGAGCCTGCAATTGAGTGTCGGCGTCCCGGTCGGGTACTGGACCTTCGGGTACCGGTATGCTTACAGCGATTATCTGACAACCGTCGAAAGCCAGAATTTCTCTTTTGTCTCCAGTGGCAAGACCCAAAGCCACGGACTGGATACTCAGTGGTTGTTTTACCGCGACAGCCTCAGTAAGTCTTCACTTCGCTTCGGATTGAGTTATGACGGCGTGAAGAACTTCATCGATGAGACGCAGCTCAAAGGCAGCAGTCACAAGCGCCTGTCTGGCAGTATTGCACTCGAATACAGCACCCGGTTGGCGGATGGATTTCTCACGGTGTCGCCTGTGTATGAGCGCGGGCTGGCTGTGCCGGGAAAATTATCGGCGATGGCCGGACAGACCGAGGATGAATTTAATAAAGGGACATTGACGCTGAATTATTCGTATCCGCTGTCGTCTCGGTGGTTTCTTTCCACCACAGTCTTTACTCAGATTACAGCCCATTCGCTGCCGGGAAATGAGCGCCTGAGTGTGGGCGGTGAATATTCGGTACGCGGGTTTAAAGACCAGTCCTTGTCGGGTGATGCGGGGTATTACTGGCGCAATGATCTGAATTATGCACTGGGAGCCTTCCCCTGGCTTGGTCAGATGAATCTGGGCCTGTCGCTGGATACGGGCGCGATTCATCCGGACAACACCGATCCATTTGAGCGCGGGCATCTCACCGGCGGCGCTGTGTCATTGAGCAGCCAGTCGGCGTCTTTCCACAGTTCGATGGTCATAGGCTGGCCGATGGCACAACCATCCTGGTTTCAGGCCGACGATTACAGCCTGAATTACCGTTTTTCACTAAAGTTCTGA
- a CDS encoding acetate/propionate family kinase: MSHSLVLVINSGSSSLKFALIDAVSGDARLTGLGECFGLSDASVSWKYEGEKASCALDATGNHHQQAIERLVTLLEELGLKQDIIAIGHRVVHGGERFSQTVKIDAHVLNEIDALSELAPLHNPAHVIGIRAAMQAFPYLPQYAVFDTAFHQTMPAKAYHYALPQKLYQDYGIRRYGFHGTSHYFVSQEAAKQLGKSADATNVITVHLGNGASICAVREGKSVDTSMGFTPTAGLMMGTRCGDLDPGIIDFLMSKGWNQADLQQALNKEAGFLGVSGLTSDCRGIVEAMEQGHEGAKLAFEIFTYRVAKYIASYMVSLDELDAIVFTGGIGENSLPVRSAVLKHLKIFGYREDTAANEKARFGEKGIITKPNTPIAMVIPTNEEWVIAKESMALLHA; this comes from the coding sequence ATGAGTCATTCTTTAGTACTAGTGATCAATTCCGGAAGCTCCTCGCTAAAATTTGCCCTGATCGATGCCGTGAGCGGCGATGCCCGACTGACCGGGCTGGGTGAGTGCTTCGGACTGAGCGACGCATCTGTCAGTTGGAAATATGAAGGCGAAAAAGCAAGCTGTGCACTGGACGCAACAGGTAATCATCATCAGCAGGCCATTGAACGTTTGGTCACCCTGCTGGAGGAGTTAGGACTGAAACAGGACATCATCGCGATCGGCCATCGGGTGGTTCACGGCGGTGAGCGTTTCAGCCAGACGGTCAAAATTGACGCCCATGTTCTGAATGAAATTGATGCACTGAGTGAACTCGCACCGCTGCATAATCCGGCGCATGTGATTGGCATTCGGGCGGCCATGCAAGCCTTCCCTTACCTGCCGCAATATGCAGTATTCGATACTGCTTTCCACCAGACCATGCCCGCCAAAGCCTACCATTATGCGCTGCCACAAAAGCTGTATCAGGACTACGGCATCCGTCGCTACGGTTTCCATGGCACCAGCCATTACTTTGTGAGTCAGGAAGCAGCGAAACAGCTGGGTAAATCCGCGGATGCAACCAACGTGATCACCGTGCACCTGGGCAATGGCGCATCCATCTGTGCCGTTCGCGAAGGCAAAAGCGTGGATACCAGCATGGGTTTCACCCCAACAGCTGGCCTGATGATGGGCACACGCTGTGGCGATCTGGACCCGGGTATCATTGATTTTCTGATGAGTAAAGGCTGGAATCAGGCGGATCTGCAGCAGGCACTGAATAAAGAAGCGGGTTTCCTGGGGGTCTCCGGCCTGACCAGCGATTGCCGTGGCATTGTTGAAGCCATGGAGCAGGGCCATGAAGGCGCGAAACTGGCGTTCGAAATCTTTACCTACCGCGTCGCGAAATACATCGCATCTTACATGGTCTCGCTGGACGAGCTGGATGCCATCGTATTCACCGGCGGTATCGGTGAGAACTCCCTGCCGGTTCGCAGCGCAGTGCTGAAGCACCTTAAGATCTTCGGTTACCGCGAAGATACTGCAGCGAATGAAAAAGCCCGCTTCGGCGAGAAAGGGATCATTACCAAACCGAACACGCCGATTGCGATGGTGATCCCAACCAATGAAGAGTGGGTGATCGCCAAAGAATCGATGGCGCTATTGCACGCATAA
- a CDS encoding CatB-related O-acetyltransferase: MSTIFPSWLGGYELNKKVSNPNIIVGDFTYYSGYYHEKDFEDCCVRYLLGDHSTKAVWESGIFGEVDKLVIGKFCSIASGAVFMLAGNQGHRHDWISSYPFDVSEFGNKVKPGFERVGDTVIGNDVWLGSECVIMPGVQIADGAVIGARAVVTKDVPPYSIVVGNPGRVVKTRFSEAQVAKLLEMKWWDWSLSTLKDNMDLMCSQDIDALYERYLKFSD; this comes from the coding sequence ATGTCGACGATTTTCCCTTCCTGGTTGGGCGGTTACGAGCTCAATAAAAAAGTCTCCAATCCGAATATTATTGTCGGGGACTTTACCTATTATTCCGGTTACTACCACGAGAAAGATTTTGAAGATTGCTGTGTCAGATACCTGCTGGGCGATCATTCAACCAAAGCCGTCTGGGAATCCGGGATTTTTGGTGAGGTTGATAAACTCGTCATCGGAAAGTTTTGTTCCATTGCTTCAGGTGCGGTGTTTATGCTCGCGGGCAATCAGGGCCACCGGCATGACTGGATCTCTTCCTATCCGTTTGATGTCAGCGAATTTGGCAACAAAGTGAAACCGGGGTTTGAGCGGGTCGGGGATACTGTGATTGGCAATGATGTCTGGCTGGGCAGTGAGTGTGTCATCATGCCGGGAGTACAGATAGCTGACGGTGCTGTCATTGGCGCCAGAGCAGTCGTCACCAAAGATGTGCCACCGTACAGCATTGTGGTAGGAAATCCGGGACGGGTGGTGAAAACCCGGTTCAGTGAGGCGCAGGTTGCCAAACTGCTGGAGATGAAATGGTGGGACTGGTCGTTATCCACGCTGAAGGACAACATGGATCTGATGTGCAGCCAGGACATCGATGCGCTGTATGAGCGTTACCTCAAATTTTCTGACTGA
- a CDS encoding tetratricopeptide repeat protein: MSQLGLGICLGIVLLIVAVSRYFALMKELREAAREQARRDEKYRQVLEQAKAVEHEEKVRKAQSGHIPSILSLAKENEIGNLREALSWYQKAAQLGNEIGQNALARLSRQDVDDPHGEAKSRYWECKVKANHNDLEALFEIGRYEIRGFGTAINAASGVGHLIKAAEMEYVPAQIFLGDWYVVESNPSPSPRRAFFWRLKSAVNQDPLGCIKVAYCYQTGIGVAKDRRRAIYWLEKATELGNVEAQYLAGKMHLNQDQPIANVTDAAVAYIWFSVAFASGYLDAKKERDMAVQHVGIESILNVQKVAKQIYKLVHNPPVPTHAIMDLLDKVYDRQKYRPSDAEMDSALGRVHEDIDDSEYQVVPSDGDSQDTPAPHSGQDWSTGMVTAEPISS; the protein is encoded by the coding sequence ATGTCACAACTCGGTTTAGGCATTTGCCTTGGCATTGTACTGCTGATTGTGGCGGTTTCCCGGTATTTTGCTCTGATGAAAGAACTCCGCGAGGCTGCCAGAGAGCAGGCGCGCAGGGATGAAAAGTACCGTCAGGTATTAGAGCAGGCAAAAGCTGTTGAGCACGAAGAAAAAGTCAGAAAGGCTCAGTCAGGTCATATTCCCAGCATTCTGTCACTCGCGAAGGAAAATGAAATTGGCAATCTCCGTGAAGCATTAAGCTGGTACCAGAAAGCCGCTCAGCTCGGGAATGAAATTGGTCAGAACGCGCTGGCCCGATTGTCTCGCCAGGATGTTGATGATCCGCATGGCGAGGCAAAATCGCGTTACTGGGAGTGTAAAGTCAAAGCGAATCACAACGATCTGGAAGCTTTATTTGAAATTGGTCGTTATGAAATTCGTGGTTTTGGCACAGCAATCAATGCTGCATCTGGTGTGGGTCATCTCATCAAAGCGGCAGAGATGGAATATGTTCCGGCTCAGATTTTTCTGGGGGACTGGTATGTGGTGGAGTCCAACCCATCGCCTTCTCCGCGCCGGGCATTTTTCTGGCGTTTAAAATCTGCCGTGAATCAGGATCCGCTGGGCTGTATTAAAGTCGCATACTGTTATCAGACCGGCATTGGTGTGGCAAAAGATCGCCGCCGTGCCATTTACTGGCTGGAAAAAGCAACAGAACTGGGCAATGTTGAAGCGCAGTATCTGGCGGGCAAGATGCACCTGAATCAGGATCAGCCAATCGCCAACGTGACGGATGCCGCAGTCGCTTATATCTGGTTCTCGGTAGCTTTTGCTTCGGGTTATCTGGATGCGAAAAAAGAGCGGGATATGGCGGTTCAGCATGTCGGGATTGAATCGATTCTGAATGTGCAGAAAGTGGCGAAGCAGATTTATAAACTGGTGCATAATCCGCCTGTTCCGACACATGCCATTATGGATTTGCTGGATAAAGTGTACGATCGCCAGAAATACCGTCCGTCAGATGCAGAGATGGATTCAGCACTGGGACGGGTTCATGAAGATATTGATGACAGTGAGTATCAGGTTGTGCCTTCAGACGGGGACAGTCAAGATACACCTGCACCGCATTCGGGGCAGGACTGGAGTACCGGGATGGTGACTGCAGAACCCATATCTTCCTGA
- a CDS encoding organic hydroperoxide resistance protein, which produces MKTIYTTSAKASAGRNGQVKSDDGLLDVSLSYPKALGGTGEATNPEQLFAAGYSACFSNAVLHIASLQKLGLREAPTEAQVRLLAKEDGGFALAAELSVELAMDNDAAIELVKAAHQVCPYSNAIRGNVAVSLSVNGIQLA; this is translated from the coding sequence ATGAAAACAATTTATACAACTTCCGCGAAAGCAAGCGCTGGTCGCAATGGTCAGGTAAAAAGTGATGATGGTCTGCTGGATGTTTCTCTGAGCTACCCGAAAGCACTGGGCGGTACCGGAGAGGCAACGAATCCAGAGCAGTTGTTCGCAGCGGGGTACTCCGCCTGTTTCTCCAATGCCGTGCTGCATATTGCCAGCCTTCAGAAGCTGGGCTTACGTGAAGCACCGACAGAAGCTCAGGTGCGGTTGCTGGCGAAAGAAGATGGTGGCTTTGCATTAGCGGCTGAGCTGTCGGTTGAACTGGCGATGGACAATGACGCTGCCATTGAATTGGTGAAGGCAGCGCACCAGGTTTGCCCATACTCAAATGCCATCCGGGGCAATGTGGCCGTCAGCCTGAGTGTGAATGGCATTCAGTTGGCTTAA
- a CDS encoding MarR family winged helix-turn-helix transcriptional regulator: MANATQIPAQVTLDDMVCFSLYSASNAMIRAYRPLLDALNLTYSQYLVMLVMWEKECLSVKALGEKVHLDSGTLTPLLKRLESKGLVRRRRSETDERIREISLTDAGEALQVQAAQVPASLLCQVDMPLASLKALKASCDALYAQLTAIESKA; this comes from the coding sequence ATGGCCAATGCCACGCAAATCCCTGCCCAAGTGACCTTGGATGATATGGTCTGTTTTTCCTTATACAGCGCGTCCAATGCGATGATCCGGGCTTATCGGCCGTTGCTGGATGCGCTGAATCTGACTTACTCACAATATCTGGTCATGCTGGTGATGTGGGAAAAAGAATGCCTCAGCGTGAAAGCACTGGGCGAAAAAGTGCACCTTGATTCTGGGACACTGACACCGCTGCTGAAGCGATTGGAAAGTAAAGGGCTGGTCAGACGGCGACGCAGTGAAACGGATGAGAGAATCCGGGAGATCAGTCTGACAGATGCAGGGGAAGCACTTCAGGTGCAAGCCGCTCAGGTGCCTGCCTCGCTGTTGTGTCAGGTTGATATGCCTCTGGCATCCCTGAAGGCCCTGAAAGCCAGCTGCGATGCGTTATATGCGCAACTGACCGCCATTGAATCCAAGGCATAA
- a CDS encoding aldehyde dehydrogenase family protein: protein MTTRIQAIVDQSNAAWEHWNGLGYEKRITQLTQWSSKQDADVAAMVAFQCRNANEHVAEAELMPGPTGETNELYCAGRGLFVVSADADAPLVAVAGQLTAALVTGNTVLLCLPEGFAKSAQQIVTELEQAELPKGVVLAADAKDFEDIVRHAAVAGVVYAGNREAALKLSRDLAARDGLLGQLIAESDFVSYPVIGSPTYSLRFVTERTRTINITAVGGNASLLELGSGEEAH, encoded by the coding sequence ATGACAACACGTATTCAAGCAATCGTCGATCAAAGTAATGCAGCCTGGGAACACTGGAATGGTCTGGGCTATGAAAAGCGGATCACCCAGCTGACTCAGTGGAGCAGCAAGCAGGATGCTGATGTTGCCGCGATGGTGGCGTTTCAGTGCCGCAATGCAAATGAACATGTGGCTGAAGCCGAGTTGATGCCGGGCCCAACGGGTGAAACCAATGAACTTTATTGCGCGGGTCGCGGTCTGTTTGTGGTGTCGGCAGATGCGGACGCCCCTCTGGTGGCTGTGGCCGGTCAACTGACGGCCGCGTTAGTGACCGGAAATACGGTGCTGTTGTGCCTGCCGGAAGGCTTTGCAAAATCGGCACAGCAAATCGTGACGGAGCTGGAACAGGCGGAACTGCCAAAGGGCGTCGTGCTGGCGGCTGATGCGAAAGATTTTGAGGACATCGTACGTCATGCCGCAGTTGCGGGTGTGGTGTATGCCGGAAACCGCGAAGCAGCATTGAAGCTGTCTCGCGACTTGGCGGCCCGTGACGGGCTGCTTGGGCAATTGATTGCAGAGTCTGACTTCGTGTCTTACCCTGTGATTGGCAGCCCGACTTATTCGCTGCGCTTCGTAACGGAAAGAACGCGAACGATCAATATTACTGCGGTAGGTGGCAATGCCTCTCTGCTGGAATTGGGGAGCGGCGAAGAAGCACATTAA